CTATTGCTGCCTTGGCAATGGTTCCACCCGTATCGATCATGTCATCGAGTAACAAACAATTTTTGTCTTTGATGTCACCAATCACGTGCATCACAACTGACTCGTTTGCTTTTGGCCTACGTTTGTCAATAATGGCAAGAGATCCGTTTACTTTTTTACCAAAATTACGAGCACGTTCTGCTCCACCTGAATCGGGAGATACAATCACAAGATCGTCCATCTTCAGTGAGTTGATGTATTCGGCGAGTACTGGTGAAAAATACAAATGGTCCACAGGGATTCTAAAAAAACCTTGGATTTGGTCTGCATGTAGGTCCATCGTGAGGACTCGGTCAGGGCCAACGGTTTCGATTAAATCGGCAACCATTCGAGCAGAAATTGGAACCCGAGGTTCTACCTTTCTGTCTTGGCGACCATAACCATAATATGGGATAACAGCAGTAATACGGCGAGCGGATGCTCTTCTTGCTGCATCAATGATGAGTAAAAGTTCCATCAAACTATCGTTTGCTGGGTAACTAATGGATTGAACCACAAAAACATCACGGCCACGTACGTTTTCTTCGATTTTGACAGAACTTTCTCCGTCGGAAAATCGTTTCACAGAAATTTGGCCATTTGGAATGCCTAAGTTTTTGCAGATTTCTTCTGCTAAAGGTCTATTTGCATTACCAGAAAATACTACAACTTCGCTAGGATTCATACTCCAACCAACCCATTATCTATATATTGTTTCGCAAGTGCCAAATCATCTGGAGAATTGATCCCATGACTTTCTAAAGCATTGGTCAAAGTTTGAGCTCCAACCTTTTTTCCTTCGTTTCGGAAAATCTTAATCACATCAGTGAGGTAATATTCTTTTTGAGCGTTATTGTTTCCAATTTGTTTGAGTGCTCCAAAAAGATCTTCAGTATTAAAACAATAAGTGCCAGTATTCACTTCGTTTACGGCTTTTTCTTCGGGACTCGCATCTTTTTCTTCTACGATGCGAAGTAAACTTCCATCATCAGCGGAACGAATGATACGACCGTAACCAGTAGGGTTTTCCATTTTAGCGGAAAGAACTGTTGCCACATAACCATTTGTTTTGTGGTGTTCGATGAGATTCGAAAAAGATGATGATGAAATGAGAGGTGCATCTCCACAAGCAACAATCGTGTAACCAGTGTATGGTGCTAGTTGTTTCTCAGCAGAAATCACTGCGTGTCCAGTTCCGAGTTGTTCTGTTTGTTCGGCAAATTCAACACCTGGGAAGGATTTTGCAATGTCTGTGACTATGTCTTTGCGGTAACCGACAACAACAACCTTTCGGTTGATACCGGCAGATTCGATATTACGAAGAACGTGGAGTAAAAGTGGAGATTCGTTCAGTACAACCGCAACCTTGGGAAGCTCACTCTTCATTCGAGTTCCTTTCCCCGCCGCCAAAATAACAGCAGTTACAGTATTATGTAGGTTCATCGTTCGTTCTATCGGATCTTTTAAAACTGGCTGGCCTGCTAGGATTCGAACCTAGGGAATGGCGATACCAAAAACCGCTGCCTTACCGCTTGGCTACAGGCCAGTTTCTAAAAAGAGAACGTTCGAAATTCCATTTCGGGGAATCGATGGGAAACATTGGGAAGGGCCTCGTTTCGTTTCCCTTCTTCCTTGTAAATGCCATAAAGACAAGAACCAGAACCTGAAAGAGAAGCAAAATCTGCTCCCGACTCAAAGAACCCTAATTTCAATTCCTTTAGTAAGGGTTGGGTCTGGAAAGCGATTTTTTCAAACTCGTTCTCTAACCTGTTTTGCAGGTAAGCCCAATCCCCGACGTGAAGACTTCGAATTAAATCCTCTGCCAGAGATTTCCATACTTCGGAACCATAGGGTTTTTGTAAACTTTTTTGAAGGCCTGCGTACATAGAACCGGTAGATAATCCAAACGGAGGGATGGCTAAAATGCCATATCCTTTGGCAACTGAGATGGGTTCTAAGACCTCGCCAATCCCACTCACAAAACAGGGAGAGGTTTGGAGGAAAAAAGGCACATCGGCCCCTATGGATTTGGCAAAAACGATTTGCTCTTCTGGGTTTAGATCCGTGAAAGGGAAGAGGTGGCGCAAAAACACACCTGCGTTGCTACTCCCTCCACCAATTCCCCCCTCTGGAGGCAGGAATTTTTGGAGATGAATGCGGACTTCCAAGGGTTCCAGGAAGTGGTTTTTGAGTTGGGTGAAGGTTATTGTGAGGATATTACGAGAAAGTTCCCCTCGTTCTGAGACCGCTTCAAAAAGAGAGTGGCGGTAACCTAACAAATGGTTTTCGGAGTGAAACACAAACTTGGATTCACTCTCCTTAGGTAAAGATTGGATTTGGATATCCATGGGGTCTCCAAAGTCAATCGGAACAAAAACACTTCGGATTTCGTGAAGTCCATCTTCCCTTTTGTAAGGAACCACCAAACCAATGTTAATCTTTGCATGGGTAATGGTCAACATAGGTGATACTTTATTTAGGGATAGATTCGTTGTGATTGGAAAGGGAAATGGACTGTAAATGGAGTTTGATAGATTCTTTGATTTCTTTTGGTTCTGTAACTAAAACAGATGGTCCATACCCGAGGATGGTTTGGATGAGCCAATTTTCATCCCGCATGGGAGTTTGGAATTGGCGATAATTCGTGTTTCCAATTTGTTTTGTGTTTCCTGTTTCTTTTAAAGGGAGTTTGAGGCCCAAATGGTAAGAAGCAGAATCTGTCACCCAAAGGGTAACATTAGTTTCCGAGTTTTCTTCTTTTTGGAACTTCTGTTGGAAACCTTGTAAAAACTCTCCAGCTGTTTCTGGGATATTTGGAAATTCCAAATCGGTGAGAGTCACATCCAAGATATAATCCAATCGGAAGGAACGAAATCCTTCTTTTTTCACATCATAAGCAAGTAAGTAAGATTCATTTTCTTCTAGGAGTATCCAAGGAGCAAGGGTTCTTGTTTCCTTTTCTTTAGTGTTTCGTTTCCAATAAACAATTGTTAGTATTTTTTGGGAACGAATGGCATCTTGGATGATTTCTTTTGTTTTTTGATGAGGAGACCATTCTCCCGACGGCAAAACAGAATCAATTTTTTGTAAGATGGATTGTTTGGTTGTGAGATCATTTCCTTCTTTAGTGGTCAGGAGTAAAGACCGAAGGGTCGCCCATTCTTTTGGCGAAAGGGGAAGTGCTGAGTCAATAGCGATGGGGAGTCTGATTTTTACCTTATCCCCATCAAAATCCAAATCCACAGCATCTGTTGGTGAGTAAGGATACATCTCAATCATATACAACTCTCCCAAATCTTTTTTGAGAGAAGCGATGGATTTGTGTCCTGTCACTCCTTGGATTTCCTCTAAAGACAAACCTTCTGGGTGGGAAGCCAGAAGGCGGATTAGATTTAATTTAGAAGCTGCCCGAGCTGTGGAAGGGTTCATTAAACTTCGAGAATCACCTTTAGTTCTTTTGCGTTAGAAGCGCATAAAGATTGTTTTTCGATGTTTTTTGCTTTTAGGTGTCCACCTGTGAGTCTTTGGCTTACAACACTTGGTCCAAAGTCAATGATCGTTGTAATGGCACTATCATTGAGTACAGGTGCGATCGCCAAATCCCAGTAAAGTGGTTCAATGAGTACCATTTTGAAAAGGATGTCACGAAGGTTTCCATCTTTTTGTAAGTTGTGACCATCAAAGATGCTATACACAGGAACTTTTAAATCAGCACCAGTGTATGGAAATGGAACAACCGTTGCATCTTCTGCATTGAACTTATCAAGAGAAGTTTCCATAAATGGGCAGTGGAAAGGAGCTGTTGTTTTTAAATACACGAACTTAAATTTCTTTTCGTCCATTTCTGCTTTCCATTGTTTACGGAAGGCAAGAAGTGAAGAAGGAAGAGCGGAAAGAATCATAGAATCAGGAGTGTTGTAAAGAGAGATAAACACTGTGTCTTGTCCTTTGAGTCCAAGAGATTCGTTTGTTTTTTTCACTCGGTCTTCGAGTTCGTCTTTTGTGTAACCAATCACAGCGACCATTGGTGCTGGGTTTTTGTCACCGTTTGCCTCGTTTTCTTTGACGATGTCTTCAGAAACTTGGAAGTTAGGGTATACCTTTTGACCATTGAATCCAAGATAAAAAACAAATTTTAAAAAGTCAGAGTAAGCTTTTAAAAAATCTGCTCCCTCTTTTCCAAGACCAACAAGTGCAGAAGCAATCACCCCTTGGCTATGGCCACTCAAGGCACCAGTTGCTTTCATGAGGTCTGCTGTAGGGTAACCACGTTTAGAAACCAAAACATAGTTTGCAATTTGGGTCATAAAAATCCCAGGAACAGAAATTGGCGCACGTGCCAAATAATCTTCGTTTGGTGCTCCATCTGGATTTTCAATCCAAGACTTAAAATCAAGTCCTTCATTAAGGAGAGGGTTTTTTCCATCACGAGCTGCGATTTCACCAAGAGTTTTGAAACTTGTTTCGAAAAATTCTTTTAGATCTGGTTCTGCATACAATTTTACGAGTTCTTTGAGGTAAGGGGAACCCTGTCCTCCGAATTGAAGGAAAAATTTTTGCGAATTTTGGAGGGTACCGGTAAGGAGTTTTGCCGAAGTCATTGGATTTTCCTGAGAAATGATTTTTCTGTTACCGTACAGAGAGGACTTCCCAGAACAAGGAGAAAATTCCTGGAAGGACTCGTTGTTACACCCCCAGGATTTGGATGTGAGGCTTAGATTTAGGCGGCTTTGCTTTGTTCTAAGTTAGATTTGATGCGTTCGTGGTCGAGGGCAAGGAGGACCGTATTCTCAAAATAGGTCGCAAAATCAATTCTCCCAGAAGCATAATCTTCATGGAGAAGGGCTAAGAGAAGGTAGAACATAGATCCTCCAGGTGGTTCCGAATCTATCAATGCGACATAATTCGGAAAGTCTTTTTCGAAGAAAGTGTTACTTGGTTTGTCGGCGACTTTGGAAAATTTTTTAGGAAAATATCGGAGGAGACCACCACTTTGGGATTTCCACTTTACAAAGTCTTTATCTCGGTTTCCCTTTCAAACCTATGTTTGTTGCCTTAAAGCCCATTGATTACGCGATCATCCTTGTATTTGTAGGTTTTATGGTGGTGATTGGGATGCTTTTGAAACGATCCATGAACCATTCCACGGATTTTTTACTCGCAGGGCGGAAAATCCCGAGTTGGATCACAGGGATTGCGTTCATTTCGGCCAATATTTCCGCCTTAGAATTGTTAGGAATGAGTGCGAGTGGGGCAGAATACGGGTTTTTGACCTTTCATTTTTATTACCTCGGGGCCATTCCAGGGATGATCTTTCTTGGGATCTTTATGATGCCGTTTTATTATTCCACAAAGATACGAAGTGTTCCCGAATACTTACGATACCGTTTTAACAGACCCGCCCATCTTGTGAATTCACTCATCACATTGTTATCACTTGCTCTCGGCTCAGGAATTTATCTTTATTCCTTATCTCTTGTGTTTGAAACCTTATTCGGTTGGAACCCGCACCTTTCCATTTTATTTAGCGCTTTTATCGTATTGGTTTATACTTACTTTGGGGGGCTTAGCTCCTCAATTTATACAGAAGTGATGCAGTTTTTTCTGACAGTGCTTGGACTTTTTCCATTGGTCATTGTCGGTTTAACGAGGTTAGGTGGTTGGGATGGACTCATGCAAAAAATCCCAGAGTCTCATAAACATATGTGGGTAGGCCTACCTGGTGGTCAAAATGAACTCGGTTGGGATGTGTTAAGTGTCACAGTAGGACTTGGATTTGTTTTGTCTTTTTCCTATTGGACTTGTGGGTTTGCTGAAGTGCAAAGAGCCATGGCAGCCAAAGATTTCCGTGCCGCAAGAAGGACACCACTCATCGGTGCCATGTTTAAATTGTTTTTACCATTTCTCACGGTCATCCCAGGTCTCATTGCCCTTGCTGAATATTCTACAGAAATGAACGGAGAGTATAATAAAAGTTTCCTGATCCTATTAAAAAACTTTTATCCATCTGGCATGCTTGGACTTGGTACGACAGCTCTACTCGCTGCCTTTATGGCTGGGATGTCGAGTTCAGTCACAGCGATGAATACAATTTTTACGTATGATATTTACCAAACTTATATCAACAAAGAAGAAGATGACAAAACCTATTTAAAAATTGGAAAACAAAGTACGATGGTTGCTGTGGTGTTTGCTATTTTTACTTCTTACATTGCGATGCAATTTGAAAACATCATGAATTACATCCAATTACTCTTTTCCTTTTTTAATGCACCTTTGATTTCCATATTTTTACTAGGAATGTTTTGGAAACGGGCATCAAAATGGAGTGCCTTTTACGGGATGTTAGTCGGGACGGCAAGTGGGTTACTCCATTATTTTTTATATGCAAATGAATTTTTGTATTACAAATCGGATATGGTCTCCAATTTTTATGGTGCCATCTATTCGGGTGTGTTTTGTTTTATGACGATGGTTGTTGTCAGTCTAATTGAAAAAGAAGATCAAACCAGAGACTTACATGGGTTAGTATATGAAGACAGGGACAAATCCAATGAGTTTTGGGATCCTAGGATTTTGGTTTGGGGTGTGATTTTAATTGTTTTCCTTGCCGGATTCAATGTCGTTTTTGTTTAAAGATTTATACAACCGTAACAAAATAGTAATTGAATACGAGTATTCTTGTTTCTATGTTTGTTGCAGTATATACCAAGACCATGAAACCAAATCATTATACAGAGATCCCTCCTACGTTTGAAGTTCAATTGGAAGTTTTAAAGGATTATGATTCGAAAAAACATATAAGTGCCAGAGGAATTCAGTTTTTCCATCCTTATGACATTGAAGTGCCTTCCATCTTAAAAATTTCTTTAAAGATGATTTCAATGACTGGTTCGATCGACTTCCTTGTCAAAACCTTAAAGTCAGAAAAGGTAGATAAAGAAGACCTCTACGTCGTTCATTGTAATTTTTATGACACAAATGCTGAAAAAGAAGACGAAGTATTGGAGTTTCTTAGAAGTTTTTAAACGTAAAAAAAGGATTCTTTTTCGAAACGTAAACTCTATCGATTCCTTTAAAGTGTTCCGTTTTTTTCTCCCATCCATTGGAAAGTCTCTTCGCTAAATGACTTTTCTTTAGGACCATATTGCATAAGCCACC
The sequence above is a segment of the Leptospira sp. WS39.C2 genome. Coding sequences within it:
- a CDS encoding ribose-phosphate pyrophosphokinase; amino-acid sequence: MNPSEVVVFSGNANRPLAEEICKNLGIPNGQISVKRFSDGESSVKIEENVRGRDVFVVQSISYPANDSLMELLLIIDAARRASARRITAVIPYYGYGRQDRKVEPRVPISARMVADLIETVGPDRVLTMDLHADQIQGFFRIPVDHLYFSPVLAEYINSLKMDDLVIVSPDSGGAERARNFGKKVNGSLAIIDKRRPKANESVVMHVIGDIKDKNCLLLDDMIDTGGTIAKAAIALYENGAKSVLCCASHGVLSGEAPSKLNEANFKQIVLSNSIAIPESKKINHLKTLSIAPLFAKAIERIHNEESISSLFS
- a CDS encoding sugar phosphate nucleotidyltransferase, yielding MKSELPKVAVVLNESPLLLHVLRNIESAGINRKVVVVGYRKDIVTDIAKSFPGVEFAEQTEQLGTGHAVISAEKQLAPYTGYTIVACGDAPLISSSSFSNLIEHHKTNGYVATVLSAKMENPTGYGRIIRSADDGSLLRIVEEKDASPEEKAVNEVNTGTYCFNTEDLFGALKQIGNNNAQKEYYLTDVIKIFRNEGKKVGAQTLTNALESHGINSPDDLALAKQYIDNGLVGV
- a CDS encoding 4-(cytidine 5'-diphospho)-2-C-methyl-D-erythritol kinase — encoded protein: MLTITHAKINIGLVVPYKREDGLHEIRSVFVPIDFGDPMDIQIQSLPKESESKFVFHSENHLLGYRHSLFEAVSERGELSRNILTITFTQLKNHFLEPLEVRIHLQKFLPPEGGIGGGSSNAGVFLRHLFPFTDLNPEEQIVFAKSIGADVPFFLQTSPCFVSGIGEVLEPISVAKGYGILAIPPFGLSTGSMYAGLQKSLQKPYGSEVWKSLAEDLIRSLHVGDWAYLQNRLENEFEKIAFQTQPLLKELKLGFFESGADFASLSGSGSCLYGIYKEEGKRNEALPNVSHRFPEMEFRTFSF
- a CDS encoding helix-turn-helix transcriptional regulator; this translates as MNPSTARAASKLNLIRLLASHPEGLSLEEIQGVTGHKSIASLKKDLGELYMIEMYPYSPTDAVDLDFDGDKVKIRLPIAIDSALPLSPKEWATLRSLLLTTKEGNDLTTKQSILQKIDSVLPSGEWSPHQKTKEIIQDAIRSQKILTIVYWKRNTKEKETRTLAPWILLEENESYLLAYDVKKEGFRSFRLDYILDVTLTDLEFPNIPETAGEFLQGFQQKFQKEENSETNVTLWVTDSASYHLGLKLPLKETGNTKQIGNTNYRQFQTPMRDENWLIQTILGYGPSVLVTEPKEIKESIKLHLQSISLSNHNESIPK
- a CDS encoding ACP S-malonyltransferase gives rise to the protein MTSAKLLTGTLQNSQKFFLQFGGQGSPYLKELVKLYAEPDLKEFFETSFKTLGEIAARDGKNPLLNEGLDFKSWIENPDGAPNEDYLARAPISVPGIFMTQIANYVLVSKRGYPTADLMKATGALSGHSQGVIASALVGLGKEGADFLKAYSDFLKFVFYLGFNGQKVYPNFQVSEDIVKENEANGDKNPAPMVAVIGYTKDELEDRVKKTNESLGLKGQDTVFISLYNTPDSMILSALPSSLLAFRKQWKAEMDEKKFKFVYLKTTAPFHCPFMETSLDKFNAEDATVVPFPYTGADLKVPVYSIFDGHNLQKDGNLRDILFKMVLIEPLYWDLAIAPVLNDSAITTIIDFGPSVVSQRLTGGHLKAKNIEKQSLCASNAKELKVILEV
- a CDS encoding sodium:solute symporter family protein, encoding MFVALKPIDYAIILVFVGFMVVIGMLLKRSMNHSTDFLLAGRKIPSWITGIAFISANISALELLGMSASGAEYGFLTFHFYYLGAIPGMIFLGIFMMPFYYSTKIRSVPEYLRYRFNRPAHLVNSLITLLSLALGSGIYLYSLSLVFETLFGWNPHLSILFSAFIVLVYTYFGGLSSSIYTEVMQFFLTVLGLFPLVIVGLTRLGGWDGLMQKIPESHKHMWVGLPGGQNELGWDVLSVTVGLGFVLSFSYWTCGFAEVQRAMAAKDFRAARRTPLIGAMFKLFLPFLTVIPGLIALAEYSTEMNGEYNKSFLILLKNFYPSGMLGLGTTALLAAFMAGMSSSVTAMNTIFTYDIYQTYINKEEDDKTYLKIGKQSTMVAVVFAIFTSYIAMQFENIMNYIQLLFSFFNAPLISIFLLGMFWKRASKWSAFYGMLVGTASGLLHYFLYANEFLYYKSDMVSNFYGAIYSGVFCFMTMVVVSLIEKEDQTRDLHGLVYEDRDKSNEFWDPRILVWGVILIVFLAGFNVVFV